The Candidatus Rokuibacteriota bacterium genome segment CCATCGCCGGCGCGGCGGTGTTCCTGCTCCTCGAGCACCATCTGAGCGGCCTGACTGACTCCTGGGCGCTCATCCTCGGCCTGATCTTCATCGTCTTCGTCGTCTTCGTGCCCGAGGGCCTGTGGGGCATCGTCCGCCGCCACGCGGCCACCCCCGCGGCGCTTCTGGAGGAGTCCGGTGCCGAACACCCCGTACCTTGAGTGCCGGGGCGTGAGTCGCCACTTCGGGGCGCTGGCGGCGGTCGCCGAGGTGTCGATGACCATCCAGCAGGGGGAGATCCGCGCGGTGATCGGCCCGAACGGCGCGGGCAAGACGACGCTCTTCAACGTGATCGCGGGGTCGCTCCGGCCCACCGCCGGGTCCGTCGTCTTCAAGGGCGAGCCGCTCACGGGGCTCCCGCCGCATGCCATCTGCGCCCGGGGCCTGTCGCGGACCTTCCAGCTCACCGCGCTCTTTCCCAGGCTCACCGTCCTCGAGAACGTCAGGCTCGCGGCCCAGGCGCGGGCCCGGGGGCGGTGGCGGGTGCTCGGCGGCGGGGCGATCAGGGGCGAGACGACCCGGGAGGCCGAGGGCTGGCTCGACCGCCTCCGCCTGGCGCATGTCGCCCGCGCCCCGGCGGGTCTCCTGTCCCACGGCGACCAGCGCCTGCTCGAGGTGGCCATGGCGCTGGCCCAGCGCCCCGAAGTCCTCCTGCTGGACGAGCCCACCCAGGGGCTCTCGGTGGAGGAGACCGCCCGCACGGTCGCGCTCCTGCACGAGCTGCTCACCGACGGCCGGCTCACGGTCCTCCTCGTCGAGCACGACATGGAGGTGGTCTTCTCGCTCGCCCACCGGATCACCGTGCTCCACCAGGGGCGCGTCATCGGCGACGGCACGCCGGCCGAGGTGAAGCGGACCCCGGCCGTCCAGACGGCCTATCTGGGGGGGCTCGACTGACATGCTCGGGGTCGACGACCTCCACGCCTACTACGGGGCGAGCCACGTGCTCCAGGGGGTGACGCTCCAGGTGGAGGCGGGCCGGGTTGCCGGCATCCTCGGCCGGAACGGCGTGGGCAAGACCACCACGCTTCGCGCGATCATGGGCCTCACCACGCCGCGGCGAGGGCGGGTCGCGCTGGACGCCGCCGACATCACCGGCTGGGCGCCGCACCGGGTGGCGCGGGCCGGCGTGGCCTATGTCCCCGAGGGTCGCCAGATCTTCCCGGCGCTCACGGCGCTCGAGAACATCCGGGTCGCCGAGCGGCGCCCGGCCTCGCGCTGGCCCGTGGAGCGGCTCCTGGAGCTCTTCCCCCTGCTCCGGCCGCGGCTGCGCCACCGGGGCCGGCAGCTGTCGGGCGGGGAGCAGCAGATGCTCGCCATCGCGCGCGCGCTGGTCACGGACCCCCGGGTGCTGCTCCTGGACGAGCCGTCCCAGGGCCTGGCGCCGCTGATCGTCCGGGAGCTCGCCACGGTCATCCGGCGTCTCGCCGCCGAGGGCGTCACGGTGCTCCTGGTCGAGCAGAACCTGAAGCTGGCCGAGCTCGTGGCCGATCACCTCTTCGTCATGGTCAAGGGGCGCGTCGTCTACGACGCGACCCCGGAGCGGTTCCACGCCGACGGCGCCGAGGTCCGCACGCGGTACCTCACGCTGTAGGAGGCTCGCATGCCTGTCTTCCAGACCCGTCTCACGCCCGACCTCGTCGCGCGCTACACGCGCTCGGGACACTGGGGGACCGAAACCTTCGCCCAGATCCTGGCCGCGCGCGCGGCGGCCCATCCCGAGCGGGAGGCCATCGTCGACCATCGCCACCGCGTCACGTACGGGGAGCTCGCCGCCCGGGTGGAGCGCACGGCGGCGGCCTTCCAGCAGCTCGGCGTCGGCCCCGGCGACACGGTGACGATCCAGCTGCCGAACTGGGCCGAGTTCGCCTACGTCTTCTTCGCGCTCGAGCGCGTGGGAGCGGTCGCCAACCAGATCGGCCCCGACTTCCGCGGCCGGGAGGTCGACTACATCCTGCGCTTCTCCGAGAGCCGCGCCTTCGTGTGCCCCGCGACGTTCAAGGACTTCGAGTACGTCCCGATGATCCGCGCGCTGCGCCCGGGCCTCCCCGCCCTCGAGACCGTGTGCGTGCTCGGCGGCCCGGACGCGGCGGACACGGTGTCCTTGGACGAGATGGTCTACGGCACACGCCCGCTGCCGCCGCTGGTTCCGAGGCCCATGGGGGCGGACGCGGTCATGCGCATGGCCTTCACCTCGGGGACGACCGGGAACCCGAAGGGCGTCACCCACAGCTTCAACACGACGCTGCCCACGTGCCGCATCCTCAATGCCGCCATGGAGGTGACCGAGAACGAGGTCTTTCTCGTCTACCTCCCGCTGGGCTTGAACTGGGGCTACCTCACCCTCCTCCAGGCTATCATGGCGGGCGCCCGGGCCGTGCTCCTGGACCGGTTCTCGGGCCGGGCGGCCCTCGAGCTGATCGAGCGGGAGCGCGTCACCTTCATCCCGAGCGCCCCGGCCTCGATCATCGCCATGCTGAACGATCCCGAGCTCGGGCGCTTCGACCTGCGCTCCCTCCGCGTCGTCATCACCGGCGGCGCCTCCTGCCCCGTCGAGACGATCCGGGCGTTCCGGGCGCGGCTGCCCGGGTATCTCATCGAGCTCTACGGCATGCTCGAGACCGGCTTCCACACCTTCACGCGCTTCACGGACGACCCCGAGGCGGTGGCGGGCACCATCGGCCGGCCGGCGCCCGGCATGGGCCTGCGCCTCATCGACGAGCACGGCCGCGACGTCCCGCCGGGGGCGGAGGGCGAGATCGCCGCCGAGGGGCCGTCGGTGCACCTCGGCTACCACAAGAACCCCGCCGCCAACGCCGAGCTGTTCACCGCGGACGGGTGGTTCCGGACGGGCGATCTGGGGCAGCTCGACGCGGCCGGCAACGTGACGATCGTGGGGCGGCTCAAGGAGATGATCAATCGCGGCGGCAAGAAGTTCTTCCCGCGCGAGATCGAGGAGATCCTCTACACGCATCCGAAGGTGCTCCACGCCGCGATCGTCGGGGTGCCCGATCCGCGGCTCGGGGAGCGGAACTGCCTGTGCGTGATCCCCCGGCCAGGCGCGAGCCTCCCGCTCGAGGAGGTCGTGGCGTTCCTCGCGGGGAGCGTCGCGACCTACAAGCTCCCGGAGGAGATCGAGGTGTTCGACGACTTCCCCTTCACCCCCACGGGCAAGATCCAGCGGCATGCGTTGACCCGCCAGGTGCTGGCCCGGCGCGGGGCGGAGGTGCCGCGGCCATGAGCACGGGCGCGCCGGCTGCGCGGGCCATCATCGATCTGCACTCGCACTGGGGCACCAGGCGCGGCTACCCGTTCCAGACCCCGGAGGAGCTCTCCCAGCAGGAGAAGGTGTTCCGGTCCAAGCCGAGCTATGTGACCGAGGCCGAGATGGCGGCGCATTTCCGCGAGATGAATGTCCGGACCGTCCTGGACCTCGGGGTGCGGAAGCCGGCGCCCATCGAGGAGGTCCGAGCGCTTCACGAGTACGCGTTCGAGGTCCAGCGCCAGTACCCCGACGTGATCCTCGGCAACTGGCTCCATGTCGACCCGCGGATGGGCCCCCCGGCGGTGGAGGAGTTCGAGCGCTGTCTCCGCGAGGGCAGCGGTTTCCTCGGGCTCGGCGTCCCTGGGGCCGGCTTCAACGTGCCCGCCAACGATGCGAGCTACGCGCCGCTCTACCGCCTCTGCATCGAGGCCCGGGTGCCGGCGCTCATCATGGTGGGCTATACCGGCCTCGGGGCCGGCCTGCCGGGCGGCGGCGGTGTCCGCCTAGAGAGCAGTCACCCGCGCTACCTGGATGACGTCGCCGCCAGCTACCCCGACCTGACGATCGTCGCCTCGCGCCCCGCCTGGCCCTGGCAAGCGGAGATGATCGCGATCCTCATCCACAAGACGAATGTGTGGTACGAGCTGCACGGCTGGTCCCCCCGCTACCTCGCCCCCGAGCTCAAGACCGAGATCGCGCGGCGGCTCCAGGACCGGGTCATGTTCGGCGCGGACTACCCCCTCCTGAACTACCGGCGGCTGGTCGCCGACTGGCAGGGCGAGGGCTACCCGGAGGAGGTGCTCGAGAAGGTCTTCCGGGAGAACGCCGAGCGGTTCCTGGCCGGCGTGAGGCGCTGAGGGTGGAGCTCCACCTCGCCGGGAAGGTGGCCATCGTCGGGGGCGCCAGCGAGGGCATCGGCTACGAGATCGCCCGGACCCTGGCGGCGGAGGGCGCGGGAGTCGTCATCACGGCGCGGCGCGAGCCCGCGCTGGTCTCCGCCGTCGACGCGATCCGGCAGGAGACCGGCGCCCAGGTTCACGCCGTCCAGGCCGATGTGCGGAAGGGGGAGGACAGTGTCCGCATCGTCGAGGAGGCGATCCGCCGCTTCGGGGGCGTGCAGATCCTCGTCAACAACGATGGGGCCCCGCCGATCGGGCTGCTGCGGGACTTCGACGACGCGGCCTGGGCGAACGCCGTCGAGCAGAACCTCATGAGCGTCGTCCGGATGGTGCGGCTGACGACGCCCCACATGGAGGCGGCCGGCGGGGGCGCGATCGTCAACATCACCGGGCTCTCCGCCATCGAGCCGATGGTCGGCTTCGGCCTGTCCGTGGCGACGTGGGCCGGGGTGATCGGGCTGGCGAAGACCCTCGCGCGGGAGCTCGCGCGGGACCGGATCACGATCAACACGATCTGCCCGGGGTTCATCAACACCACGCGCCTCGAGAAGGTCTTCCGGAAGCAGGCCGAGGGCGAGGGGCTCGCGTTCGAGGCGTTCATCCGGCGGCTGACCGAGGGAATCCCGCTGGGCCGCCTGGGCACTCCCGAGGACATCGCGGGGCTGGTCGCCCTCCTCGCCTCGCCCCGGGGCGCCTTCATCACCGGCGCGACCATCCAGGTCGACGGGGGATCCCGGCGGAGTCTGCTGTGATGGGGGCCGGGCCTCGGGACCCGGTAACGCGGGAGGGGAGCGTGAACTACTCCGAGTACCGGCATCTCACGTTCGAGCTACGGCCCAACGGCGTCTTGCTGACGACGATCAACCGCCCCGAGGTGCTCAACGCGACGAACGCGCGCCTGCACTGGGAGCTCTCACGGGTGTGGAGGACGGCGGACGAGGAGGAGGCGGTGCGCGTGGTCCTGATCACGGGGGCCGGGAAGGCCTTCTCCGCGGGCGGTGACCTGGGCATGGCCGAGGCCATGGCCGGCGACCCCGGCGCCATCGCCCGGGCCATGCGGGAAGCCTCCGATATCGTCTACAGCATGATTCATCTCGACAAGCCCGTCGTCTCCGCCATCAACGGCGTCGCCGTGGGGGCAGGGCTCGCGGTGGCGCTGCTCGCCGACATCAGCATCATCGCCGAGACGGCGCGCCTCACCGACGGCCACCTGCGCTTGGGTGTGGGGGCCGGGGACCACGCCGTGCTCCTCTGGCCGCTCCTCTGCGGCATGGCGAAGGCCAAGCACTACCTCCTCACCTCGGAGTTCCTGGACGGCAAGGAAGCCGAGCGCATCGGGCTCGTCAGCCGCTGTGTGCCCGCCGAGAGGCTGATGGAGACCGCCTGGCAGGTGGCCGATACCCTGGCCTCGGGCAGCCAGCCCGCCATCCGGGGGACCAAGCGCGCGCTCAACAACTGGCTGCGCCAGGCGGGCCCGCTGTTCGACCATTCCCTGGCGCTGGAGATGCTGAACTTCATGGGGCCGGACATCCGCGAGGGGATCAGGGCGATCAGGGAGAAGCGGCCGCCGGACTTCCCGTGAGACGGGGTCAGGTCTTGCATTACGACATCC includes the following:
- a CDS encoding ABC transporter ATP-binding protein, which gives rise to MTIQQGEIRAVIGPNGAGKTTLFNVIAGSLRPTAGSVVFKGEPLTGLPPHAICARGLSRTFQLTALFPRLTVLENVRLAAQARARGRWRVLGGGAIRGETTREAEGWLDRLRLAHVARAPAGLLSHGDQRLLEVAMALAQRPEVLLLDEPTQGLSVEETARTVALLHELLTDGRLTVLLVEHDMEVVFSLAHRITVLHQGRVIGDGTPAEVKRTPAVQTAYLGGLD
- a CDS encoding ABC transporter ATP-binding protein; this encodes MLGVDDLHAYYGASHVLQGVTLQVEAGRVAGILGRNGVGKTTTLRAIMGLTTPRRGRVALDAADITGWAPHRVARAGVAYVPEGRQIFPALTALENIRVAERRPASRWPVERLLELFPLLRPRLRHRGRQLSGGEQQMLAIARALVTDPRVLLLDEPSQGLAPLIVRELATVIRRLAAEGVTVLLVEQNLKLAELVADHLFVMVKGRVVYDATPERFHADGAEVRTRYLTL
- a CDS encoding AMP-binding protein, translating into MPVFQTRLTPDLVARYTRSGHWGTETFAQILAARAAAHPEREAIVDHRHRVTYGELAARVERTAAAFQQLGVGPGDTVTIQLPNWAEFAYVFFALERVGAVANQIGPDFRGREVDYILRFSESRAFVCPATFKDFEYVPMIRALRPGLPALETVCVLGGPDAADTVSLDEMVYGTRPLPPLVPRPMGADAVMRMAFTSGTTGNPKGVTHSFNTTLPTCRILNAAMEVTENEVFLVYLPLGLNWGYLTLLQAIMAGARAVLLDRFSGRAALELIERERVTFIPSAPASIIAMLNDPELGRFDLRSLRVVITGGASCPVETIRAFRARLPGYLIELYGMLETGFHTFTRFTDDPEAVAGTIGRPAPGMGLRLIDEHGRDVPPGAEGEIAAEGPSVHLGYHKNPAANAELFTADGWFRTGDLGQLDAAGNVTIVGRLKEMINRGGKKFFPREIEEILYTHPKVLHAAIVGVPDPRLGERNCLCVIPRPGASLPLEEVVAFLAGSVATYKLPEEIEVFDDFPFTPTGKIQRHALTRQVLARRGAEVPRP
- a CDS encoding amidohydrolase: MSTGAPAARAIIDLHSHWGTRRGYPFQTPEELSQQEKVFRSKPSYVTEAEMAAHFREMNVRTVLDLGVRKPAPIEEVRALHEYAFEVQRQYPDVILGNWLHVDPRMGPPAVEEFERCLREGSGFLGLGVPGAGFNVPANDASYAPLYRLCIEARVPALIMVGYTGLGAGLPGGGGVRLESSHPRYLDDVAASYPDLTIVASRPAWPWQAEMIAILIHKTNVWYELHGWSPRYLAPELKTEIARRLQDRVMFGADYPLLNYRRLVADWQGEGYPEEVLEKVFRENAERFLAGVRR
- a CDS encoding SDR family oxidoreductase; translated protein: MELHLAGKVAIVGGASEGIGYEIARTLAAEGAGVVITARREPALVSAVDAIRQETGAQVHAVQADVRKGEDSVRIVEEAIRRFGGVQILVNNDGAPPIGLLRDFDDAAWANAVEQNLMSVVRMVRLTTPHMEAAGGGAIVNITGLSAIEPMVGFGLSVATWAGVIGLAKTLARELARDRITINTICPGFINTTRLEKVFRKQAEGEGLAFEAFIRRLTEGIPLGRLGTPEDIAGLVALLASPRGAFITGATIQVDGGSRRSLL
- a CDS encoding enoyl-CoA hydratase/isomerase family protein gives rise to the protein MNYSEYRHLTFELRPNGVLLTTINRPEVLNATNARLHWELSRVWRTADEEEAVRVVLITGAGKAFSAGGDLGMAEAMAGDPGAIARAMREASDIVYSMIHLDKPVVSAINGVAVGAGLAVALLADISIIAETARLTDGHLRLGVGAGDHAVLLWPLLCGMAKAKHYLLTSEFLDGKEAERIGLVSRCVPAERLMETAWQVADTLASGSQPAIRGTKRALNNWLRQAGPLFDHSLALEMLNFMGPDIREGIRAIREKRPPDFP